One Eublepharis macularius isolate TG4126 chromosome 6, MPM_Emac_v1.0, whole genome shotgun sequence DNA segment encodes these proteins:
- the PPM1L gene encoding protein phosphatase 1L has product MLEKLTMSYDEAGTTCLIALLSDKELTVANVGDSRGVLCDKDGNAIPLSHDHKPYQLKERKRIKRAGGFISFNGSWRVQGILAMSRSLGDYPLKNLNVVIPDPDILTFDLDKLQPEFMILASDGLWDAFSNEEAVRFIKERLDEPHFGAKSIVLQSFYRGCPDNITVMVVKFKNSSKTEDQ; this is encoded by the exons GTACAACATGCTTGATTGCGTTACTGTCAGATAAGGAGCTCACAGTGGCCAACGTTGGGGATTCAAGGGGCGTCTTATGTGATAAGGATGGAAACGCTATCCCTTTGTCGCATGATCACAAGCCCTATCAACTTAAGGAGAGGAAGAGGATTAAAAGAGCTG GTGGCTTCATCAGTTTCAATGGTTCATGGCGTGTTCAGGGGATCCTGGCCATGTCGCGCTCACTTGGAGATTATCCGCTGAAAAATTTGAACGTCGTCATCCCCGATCCTGATATCCTGACGTTTGATCTGGACAAACTCCAGCCGGAGTTCATGATACTAGCATCCGATGGGTTGTGGGATGCTTTCAGCAATGAGGAGGCTGTTCGGTTCATCAAGGAACGCTTGGATGAGCCCCACTTTGGAGCCAAGAGTATAGTCCTCCAGTCGTTTTACAGAGGATGCCCTGACAACATAACCGTCATGGTGGTGAAGTTCAAGAATAGTAGTAAAACAGAAGACCAGTAA